The genome window AAACCAGTAAATAAATTCGGTAAGGAATACAACTTTAATTTATACTTCCTTCACACGAGTTTATTTACAACTCAGCCATGCCGCCCCGCCCTTTTTTCCATCACCGACGCATGAGTAGTGTAATGCTTATTGGTTATGCCAGGATTTCTACTGATGATCAGAACCTTGACCTGCAGCACGACGCGCTCACGCAGGCCGGCTGTTCCAAACAGTATGAAGACAAGGAAAGTGGGGCCAAGGCGGAGCGCCCCGGTCTGCTGACCGCTCTGGATGTGCTGCGTGACGGCGACACGCTGGTGGTCTGGCGGTTGGATCGGCTGGGGCGCTCCCTCAAAGACCTGATTGCCTTGGTCGAGAAGCTTGAGAAGCGCGGGGTTGCACTCAAAAGCCTGCAGGAAAATATCGACACCGGCAGTAGCGGCGGTAAACTGGTGTTTCATCTGTTTGGCGCGCTGGCTGAATTCGAGCGCAACCTGATCCGCGAACGCACCCAGGCAGGACTGTCAGCCGCCAGGGCGAGAGGACGAACCGGCGGACGTCCTAAGGCGCTGGATTCCAATAAGCGGCAACTCGCCATTCGCCTTTACCATGAACGCCAGCACAGTATTGATGAGCTCTGCCGGATGATGGGCATCTCAAAACCAACGCTGTATAGCTATTTGGCGGAAGCCGATGCCGACGCCATTCACGCGGCATAAGCAAATACCCATTGATTCCCTGCTGCAATTGCGGCAGCGGCTTGATCGTTTACCCCGCAAGAGTTCCGAGCGCGCGAATCAAATCGCTGCTGTCGCCACACTGTACGGTGTTTCGATTGCGACGGTCTACCGGGCATTAACCGAATTCAACAGACCACACGCAGCGCACCGTGCCGACCACGGTAAGCCGCGCATACTGCAAGCGTCTGAACTGGAGCGCTACTGCGAGTTGGTTGCCGCACTTAAATTGCGCACGACGAATAAGAACGGTCGGCATCTGTCCACCCGGCGTGCTATTGGGCTGTTAGAGGACTACGGCGTTGAGACCGCATTGGGTTTGGTGCGAGCACCCAAAGGACTACTGACACGCACGACTGTAAACCGGTACCTGTCCTTGTGGCATCTGGATCAGCCACGCCTGACGCGCGAGCCTGCCGCC of Candidatus Methylospira mobilis contains these proteins:
- a CDS encoding recombinase family protein, with the protein product MLIGYARISTDDQNLDLQHDALTQAGCSKQYEDKESGAKAERPGLLTALDVLRDGDTLVVWRLDRLGRSLKDLIALVEKLEKRGVALKSLQENIDTGSSGGKLVFHLFGALAEFERNLIRERTQAGLSAARARGRTGGRPKALDSNKRQLAIRLYHERQHSIDELCRMMGISKPTLYSYLAEADADAIHAA